One [Clostridium] saccharolyticum WM1 DNA segment encodes these proteins:
- the dnaA gene encoding chromosomal replication initiator protein DnaA — protein MLEKLKEKWDEILLNLKEEHEITDVSFKTWLLPLKVHSVNGEKVIVTVPDVEFLGYIRKKYGFLLKITIEEVTGFECTVDFVVENQIQKEAATAPAGNTLITNTMNQVSQSAIITANLNPKYTFDTFVVGANNNLAHAASLAVAESPGEIYNPLFIYGGVGLGKTHLMHSIGHFILKNNPAAKVLYVTSEKFTNELIDAIRNKNNFSPTEFREKYRNNDVLLIDDIQFIIGKESTQEEFFHTFNALYEAKKQIIISSDKPPKEIETLEERLRSRFEWGLTVDIQSPDYETRMAILRKKEEMEGYNIDNEVIKYIATNIKSNIRELEGALTKIVALSRLDNKEITVELAEEALKDIISPNDKREVTPELVIQVVADHYGLTPLDICSQKRNKEIVYPRQIVMYLCREMVGTPLQMIGKFLGGRDHTTIIHGIEKITANADKNESLNNTIEILKKKINPQ, from the coding sequence ATGTTAGAAAAGTTAAAGGAAAAATGGGATGAAATCTTATTGAATTTAAAAGAAGAACACGAAATTACAGACGTGTCTTTTAAAACATGGCTTCTTCCGCTGAAAGTTCATTCCGTTAACGGTGAAAAGGTCATCGTTACGGTACCGGATGTGGAATTCTTAGGATACATCCGCAAAAAATACGGATTTCTTCTGAAAATTACCATAGAAGAAGTGACTGGTTTTGAGTGCACCGTGGATTTCGTTGTTGAAAACCAAATTCAAAAAGAAGCTGCAACCGCACCTGCAGGCAACACTCTCATTACCAATACCATGAACCAGGTCAGCCAGTCGGCCATCATAACCGCAAACTTAAATCCAAAATATACGTTTGATACTTTTGTGGTTGGTGCCAATAACAATCTGGCCCATGCCGCATCCCTGGCTGTTGCGGAATCTCCCGGTGAAATTTATAACCCTCTGTTTATCTACGGAGGCGTGGGTCTTGGAAAGACCCACTTGATGCATTCCATCGGCCATTTCATATTAAAAAATAATCCGGCTGCAAAGGTCTTATATGTGACCAGTGAAAAGTTCACCAATGAACTGATTGACGCTATCCGTAATAAAAACAACTTCTCTCCTACGGAATTTCGTGAGAAGTACCGCAACAATGACGTTCTTCTGATTGACGATATCCAGTTCATCATCGGTAAGGAAAGTACCCAGGAAGAATTCTTCCACACCTTCAACGCCTTATACGAAGCGAAAAAACAAATCATTATTTCCTCAGATAAACCGCCTAAAGAAATCGAAACACTGGAAGAACGTCTCCGGTCCCGGTTTGAATGGGGCTTAACCGTGGACATCCAGTCCCCTGATTATGAGACAAGGATGGCCATCCTCAGGAAAAAGGAGGAAATGGAAGGCTATAACATTGACAATGAGGTCATCAAATACATAGCAACCAACATCAAATCCAACATCCGGGAACTGGAAGGAGCCCTGACAAAGATCGTGGCCCTGTCCCGCCTTGACAATAAGGAGATTACCGTAGAACTGGCGGAAGAAGCCTTAAAGGACATCATTTCTCCCAATGACAAGCGGGAAGTCACGCCGGAACTTGTCATACAGGTGGTTGCAGATCACTACGGCCTTACTCCTCTTGATATCTGTTCCCAAAAGAGGAACAAGGAAATCGTTTATCCACGTCAGATAGTCATGTATCTCTGCCGCGAAATGGTCGGTACCCCCTTACAGATGATAGGAAAATTCCTAGGAGGAAGGGACCATACCACCATCATCCATGGAATAGAAAAAATAACTGCCAACGCAGATAAAAACGAATCTTTAAATAATACCATTGAAATTCTGAAAAAGAAGATTAATCCACAATAA
- the dnaN gene encoding DNA polymerase III subunit beta, with protein sequence MKLTFKQDEILNGINIVLKAVPSKTTMSILECIFIDASGSEIKLTANDMELGIETKVEGTILERGKIALEAKLLSEIVRKLSSAGDSLVTIESDEKFTTTISCENSVFHIQGRDGEEFAYLPYIERDHYICLSQFSLKEVIRQTIFSIAPNDSNKMMTGELFQVTGNQLKVVSLDGHRISIRNIELKDTYHDIKVIVPGKTLNEVSKILGGDSEKEVLIFFSTNHILFEFDDTIVVSRLIEGEYFRIDQMLSSDYETKTSVNKRQLLDCLDRATILVRENDKKPLIMNIEDQEMELKMNSSFGSMNAQVPIHKTGSDIMIGFNPKFLIDALRIIDDEEVTLYMLNPKSPCFIRDEEGKYIYLILPVNFNAAAV encoded by the coding sequence ATGAAGCTGACATTTAAACAGGATGAGATCCTAAACGGCATTAATATTGTACTGAAAGCAGTTCCCAGTAAAACCACCATGTCCATCCTGGAGTGCATCTTTATTGATGCCAGCGGATCAGAGATTAAACTGACCGCCAATGACATGGAACTTGGAATTGAGACCAAGGTAGAAGGAACCATTCTGGAAAGGGGAAAGATCGCCCTGGAAGCAAAGCTGCTTTCTGAGATCGTAAGAAAGCTCTCTTCAGCAGGAGATTCCCTGGTTACCATAGAAAGTGATGAAAAGTTTACCACTACAATTTCCTGTGAAAACTCTGTATTCCATATTCAGGGAAGGGATGGAGAGGAATTTGCCTATCTTCCGTATATTGAACGGGACCATTATATTTGCTTATCCCAGTTCTCGTTAAAAGAAGTGATCCGGCAGACCATCTTTTCCATTGCTCCAAATGACAGCAATAAAATGATGACCGGAGAGCTTTTCCAGGTGACAGGCAACCAGTTAAAGGTGGTTTCTCTGGATGGTCACAGGATTTCCATCCGGAATATTGAATTAAAAGATACGTATCATGATATAAAAGTCATTGTTCCTGGCAAGACTTTAAATGAAGTCAGCAAGATCCTGGGTGGGGACAGTGAAAAGGAAGTGCTTATTTTCTTCAGTACCAACCACATTTTGTTCGAATTTGACGATACTATTGTTGTTTCCCGTTTGATCGAAGGAGAATATTTCCGTATTGACCAGATGCTGTCCAGCGATTACGAGACAAAAACATCAGTTAACAAAAGGCAGCTATTAGACTGTCTTGACCGGGCAACCATCCTGGTAAGGGAAAATGATAAGAAGCCGCTGATCATGAATATTGAAGATCAGGAGATGGAGCTGAAGATGAATTCCAGCTTTGGTTCCATGAATGCTCAGGTTCCCATTCATAAAACAGGAAGCGACATCATGATCGGCTTTAATCCAAAGTTTTTAATTGATGCCTTAAGGATTATTGATGATGAAGAAGTGACTCTTTACATGCTGAACCCTAAATCTCCCTGCTTTATCCGGGACGAAGAAGGAAAATATATTTATTTGATTCTTCCTGTAAACTTTAATGCGGCAGCAGTTTAA
- the recF gene encoding DNA replication/repair protein RecF (All proteins in this family for which functions are known are DNA-binding proteins that assist the filamentation of RecA onto DNA for the initiation of recombination or recombinational repair.), giving the protein MIIESIELKNYRNYDELHMDFSQGTNILYGDNAQGKTNVLEAIYVCATTKSHRGSKDKEIIQFDRDESHIKLNIRKNNIPYRIDMHLKKNKAKGVAVNGVPIKKASELFGIVNVVFFSPEDLNLIKNGPAERRRFVDLELCQLNRYYVHSLVQYNRIVTQRNKLLKDMAFRPDYEETLDVWDMQLVQYGKEMIGYRKEFIEQLDGIIGSIHGQLSGEKEHLRILYEPNVGAEEFEEAIRRSRQQDMKQKTTLTGPHRDDLSFVINGIDIRRYGSQGQQRTAALSLKLAEIELVEKTVFDYPILLLDDVLSELDNSRQNQLLAGINHIQTVITCTGLEEFVRNRFPVDKIFRVVSGTVGSEN; this is encoded by the coding sequence ATGATAATTGAGTCGATAGAGCTTAAGAATTACCGCAACTATGATGAATTACATATGGATTTCAGTCAGGGAACCAATATACTCTATGGGGACAATGCCCAGGGAAAAACAAATGTCTTAGAAGCAATCTATGTCTGTGCTACGACAAAATCCCACAGAGGGAGCAAGGATAAGGAAATTATACAGTTTGACAGGGATGAGTCGCATATCAAGCTAAACATCAGAAAAAACAATATTCCATACAGGATCGACATGCATTTGAAGAAGAATAAAGCCAAAGGCGTGGCAGTAAACGGTGTTCCCATAAAGAAGGCCAGTGAATTGTTTGGAATTGTCAACGTTGTATTTTTTTCTCCGGAAGACTTAAATCTCATAAAAAACGGACCGGCCGAAAGGCGCCGGTTCGTTGATTTGGAATTATGTCAACTAAATAGATATTATGTCCACTCCCTTGTGCAGTATAACCGGATCGTGACGCAGCGCAACAAACTGTTGAAAGATATGGCTTTCCGGCCGGATTATGAGGAAACACTGGATGTGTGGGATATGCAGCTGGTCCAATACGGAAAGGAAATGATCGGTTACCGGAAAGAATTTATAGAGCAACTGGATGGAATCATTGGATCCATCCATGGTCAGCTTTCCGGGGAAAAGGAACACCTACGAATCCTTTATGAGCCTAATGTGGGGGCCGAAGAGTTTGAGGAGGCCATAAGGCGAAGCAGGCAGCAGGATATGAAGCAGAAAACAACCCTCACCGGTCCACACCGGGATGATTTAAGCTTTGTCATCAACGGAATCGACATTCGCCGGTACGGTTCCCAGGGGCAGCAGAGGACAGCAGCTTTGTCCTTAAAGCTTGCAGAAATAGAGCTGGTAGAAAAAACAGTATTTGATTATCCCATCCTTTTACTTGATGATGTATTATCAGAACTGGATAACAGCAGGCAGAATCAATTGCTTGCAGGAATCAATCATATACAGACCGTGATCACCTGTACGGGGCTGGAAGAGTTCGTAAGAAACCGGTTTCCTGTAGATAAGATATTCCGGGTGGTAAGCGGTACCGTAGGCAGTGAAAATTAG
- the gyrB gene encoding DNA topoisomerase (ATP-hydrolyzing) subunit B, with product MSQEYGADQIQILEGLEAVRKRPGMYIGSTSTRGLHHLVYEIVDNAVDEALAGYCDSIEVIIHPDNSVTVVDDGRGIPVGIQKKAGIPAVEVAFTILHAGGKFGGGGYKVSGGLHGVGASVVNALSQWLEVEIRQDGKIYKQRYEKGKTMYPLKVIGECGPDEHGTKVTFLPDGEIFEETVYDYDTLKIRLRETAFLTKNLKIILRDEREDKHEHVFHYEGGIKEFITYLNKGKTPLYDQVFYCEGTKDGVYVEVAMQHNDSYTENIYSFVNNINTPEGGTHLAGFKNALTTTLNDYARKNRLLKENETNLSGEDIREGLTAIISVKIEEPQFEGQTKQKLGNSEARGAVDNLLREQFTYYLEQNPSLSKTICDKSILAQRARAAARKARDLTRRKTALEGMALPGKLADCSDKNPENCEIYIVEGDSAGGSAKTARSRNTQAILPLRGKILNVEKARLDKIYANAEIKAMITAFGTGIHEDFDLSKLRYHKIIIMTDADVDGAHISTLLLTFLYRFMPDLIKEGYVYLAQPPLYKVEKNKKVWYAYSDEELNAILKEIGRDNNNKIQRYKGLGEMDAEQLWETTMDPERRVLLRVIMNEDTTSEMDLTFTTLMGDQVEPRREFIEANAKYVQNLDI from the coding sequence ATGAGTCAAGAATATGGTGCAGATCAAATCCAGATATTAGAGGGTCTTGAAGCAGTAAGAAAAAGACCTGGTATGTATATCGGCAGTACTTCCACAAGAGGACTTCATCATCTGGTTTACGAGATCGTGGACAATGCGGTGGATGAGGCTCTTGCAGGATATTGCGACAGCATAGAGGTGATTATCCATCCTGACAATTCCGTGACAGTCGTGGATGACGGGCGGGGGATCCCTGTGGGAATCCAGAAGAAAGCCGGGATTCCGGCGGTTGAGGTGGCTTTTACCATCCTCCATGCGGGCGGCAAATTCGGCGGCGGGGGATATAAGGTCTCCGGCGGACTACACGGGGTGGGTGCTTCTGTAGTCAATGCCCTTTCCCAGTGGCTTGAGGTAGAAATCCGCCAGGACGGAAAGATCTATAAACAGCGTTATGAAAAGGGAAAGACCATGTATCCCTTAAAGGTTATAGGAGAATGCGGCCCGGATGAGCATGGAACAAAGGTAACCTTTCTTCCTGACGGGGAAATTTTTGAAGAAACGGTCTATGATTACGATACCTTAAAGATCCGTCTTCGTGAAACTGCATTTTTAACGAAAAACTTAAAGATTATCCTTCGGGATGAGAGAGAAGATAAGCATGAGCACGTATTCCATTATGAAGGCGGCATCAAAGAGTTTATCACCTATTTAAACAAAGGGAAAACCCCTCTTTATGATCAGGTGTTTTACTGCGAAGGAACAAAGGATGGCGTTTATGTTGAGGTTGCCATGCAGCATAATGATTCCTATACGGAAAATATATACAGCTTTGTCAATAATATTAACACTCCGGAAGGAGGAACCCATCTGGCAGGTTTTAAGAATGCTCTGACAACCACTTTAAATGATTATGCCAGAAAGAACAGGCTGTTAAAGGAAAACGAAACCAACTTATCCGGTGAAGACATCAGGGAAGGTCTGACGGCCATCATCAGTGTCAAGATCGAGGAGCCTCAGTTTGAAGGCCAGACCAAGCAGAAATTAGGAAACAGCGAAGCAAGAGGAGCGGTGGACAACCTGTTAAGGGAACAGTTCACCTATTATTTGGAGCAGAATCCAAGCCTTTCAAAAACGATATGTGACAAATCCATTCTTGCTCAGCGGGCAAGAGCTGCAGCCAGAAAGGCCAGGGATTTAACCAGGAGAAAGACTGCTCTTGAAGGGATGGCCCTTCCTGGAAAGCTTGCGGACTGCTCCGACAAAAACCCGGAAAACTGTGAGATCTACATCGTAGAGGGGGACAGTGCCGGCGGCTCTGCAAAGACCGCCCGTTCCAGGAATACCCAGGCCATCCTTCCTTTAAGAGGAAAGATCCTGAACGTGGAAAAGGCTAGGCTAGACAAGATCTATGCCAATGCGGAGATCAAGGCCATGATCACTGCATTTGGTACAGGGATCCATGAAGACTTTGACTTAAGCAAATTAAGATATCATAAAATCATCATTATGACTGATGCCGACGTGGACGGCGCCCATATCAGCACGTTGCTTCTCACCTTTTTATACCGCTTCATGCCGGATCTGATCAAGGAGGGCTATGTATACCTGGCACAGCCTCCCTTATACAAGGTGGAGAAAAATAAAAAGGTATGGTATGCCTACAGCGATGAGGAACTAAATGCCATCCTGAAGGAAATCGGACGTGACAATAACAATAAGATCCAGCGATATAAAGGTCTGGGAGAGATGGACGCAGAACAGCTTTGGGAAACCACCATGGATCCGGAAAGAAGAGTCCTTCTAAGGGTCATCATGAATGAAGATACCACTTCTGAGATGGATTTAACTTTTACCACCTTAATGGGTGACCAGGTAGAGCCAAGACGTGAATTTATCGAAGCCAACGCGAAATACGTACAGAATCTTGATATTTAA